One genomic window of uncultured Erythrobacter sp. includes the following:
- the murD gene encoding UDP-N-acetylmuramoyl-L-alanine--D-glutamate ligase: MITSPAFAGKRYAVLGLARSGAAAAEALLASGAEVTVWDRQDVARAPFEGRCKLADPLELNLTGYAGVVVSPGVPLNTHPIVGHAAQYGVPVIGDIELFALARPDLLPHKVVGITGTNGKTTTTALVHHILEMAGIPAVLGGNIGVPIMAQEALAPNDQGVGVYVLELSSYQVDLTFSLDCDAAALTNITPDHLDRYDGFEGYAASKARLFEMQSGGHFAVFGLLAEPAGAIFQREQSRRLEGRAVPANLGRFAAQQSEWPSLQGPHNLENIAVAIALVEELGVKPAQWEHALPRFRNLPHRMERVCEENGVLFINDSKATNPASTAPALAAFPPDPAINDGAPRVHWIVGGLAKEDGLGECAAHLDKLAAAYTVGEAGPRFAELIEPHAKAERCEMVSEAVSRAREAARPGEVVLFSPACASFDQFRDYEKRGEHFRQLVGVIADCCPFDDDDPHFKDIAA, encoded by the coding sequence GCAAGCGGTGCCGAAGTGACCGTTTGGGATCGCCAGGACGTCGCACGTGCACCGTTTGAAGGTCGATGCAAATTGGCCGATCCGCTCGAGCTGAACCTCACGGGCTATGCGGGTGTGGTCGTTTCGCCCGGCGTGCCGCTCAACACCCATCCAATTGTCGGCCATGCTGCGCAATACGGCGTGCCTGTAATCGGCGATATCGAGCTGTTCGCACTCGCACGGCCTGACCTGCTGCCGCACAAGGTCGTCGGTATAACCGGCACCAATGGCAAGACGACGACGACCGCGCTGGTCCACCACATCCTGGAGATGGCAGGCATCCCCGCAGTGCTCGGCGGAAATATCGGTGTACCGATCATGGCGCAGGAGGCGCTTGCCCCAAATGACCAAGGCGTTGGTGTGTATGTGTTGGAGCTGTCGAGCTATCAGGTCGACCTGACCTTCAGTCTGGATTGCGATGCCGCAGCGCTGACCAATATTACTCCAGATCACCTCGATCGGTATGACGGGTTCGAAGGCTATGCTGCGTCAAAAGCGCGGCTGTTTGAAATGCAGTCGGGCGGACACTTTGCGGTCTTTGGCTTGCTGGCTGAGCCAGCCGGTGCGATCTTCCAACGTGAGCAATCCCGCCGCCTCGAAGGGCGCGCAGTGCCCGCCAACCTTGGGCGCTTCGCCGCCCAGCAATCCGAATGGCCAAGCCTGCAAGGCCCGCACAATCTCGAGAACATTGCAGTAGCAATCGCGCTGGTCGAAGAACTTGGCGTGAAGCCCGCGCAATGGGAGCACGCGCTCCCCCGTTTCCGCAACTTGCCGCACCGAATGGAGCGGGTGTGCGAGGAAAATGGTGTGCTGTTCATCAATGACAGCAAAGCCACCAACCCGGCATCGACCGCGCCTGCGCTCGCGGCTTTTCCGCCCGATCCTGCGATCAATGACGGCGCGCCGCGTGTCCACTGGATTGTCGGCGGACTGGCGAAAGAGGACGGGCTCGGCGAATGCGCTGCCCATCTCGATAAGCTTGCCGCCGCTTACACAGTTGGTGAGGCCGGGCCACGCTTTGCCGAACTGATTGAACCTCACGCCAAAGCCGAGCGCTGTGAAATGGTTAGCGAAGCGGTGAGCCGCGCCCGCGAAGCCGCGCGGCCCGGTGAAGTCGTGCTTTTCTCACCTGCTTGCGCCAGCTTTGACCAGTTCCGCGACTATGAGAAGCGCGGTGAACACTTCCGCCAACTGGTTGGAGTGATTGCTGATTGCTGTCCATTCGACGATGATGATCCGCATTTCAAGGATATCGCGGCATGA
- a CDS encoding FtsW/RodA/SpoVE family cell cycle protein has protein sequence MSLAGSITQPRADATFHAPVPTRQGWRERTRIWWREIDKVLLGFIVLIMAMGTAAVLAASPASADQLSTSEVQLDEFLFLKRHLVFQVLGLALMIGISFLSREDARRLGIVIGAGMLLLLFLVPLIGVEKNGSRRWLDVGMSLQPSEFLKPGFAIMVAWVLSWRLRDPTLPVLTFATGLMVAIAGLLMLQPNLGETILFAGIWFVMVLLAGVSIQRISVLVGGGLVGLTAAYFLYDNARHRIDGFLGGGTAFDQVDLAYRTLLAGGWNGTGLWLGIRKMNLPEAHTDYIFSVIGEEFGLLICAVVVLLYLVTVARVLIRLVDEDNLFVLLAATGLITQFGGQAFINILVNLKMFPSTGMTLPLISYGGSSTLAVCFTIGLLLAVTRRNPFLERETPGLKAIFERPKSEQREERA, from the coding sequence ATGAGCTTGGCAGGATCGATCACTCAGCCGCGCGCAGATGCGACATTTCATGCGCCTGTCCCTACGCGGCAAGGTTGGCGTGAGCGCACTCGCATCTGGTGGCGCGAAATCGACAAAGTTTTGCTTGGCTTCATCGTCTTGATCATGGCGATGGGTACGGCTGCGGTGCTCGCTGCGTCGCCTGCCAGCGCAGATCAGCTTTCGACTTCCGAGGTGCAACTCGACGAATTCCTGTTCCTGAAACGGCATCTGGTGTTTCAGGTGCTTGGTCTTGCACTGATGATCGGGATTTCGTTCCTGAGCCGCGAAGATGCGCGCAGGCTCGGGATCGTCATTGGGGCGGGAATGCTGTTGTTGCTGTTCCTCGTGCCCTTGATCGGGGTCGAAAAGAACGGCTCGCGACGCTGGCTCGACGTGGGGATGTCGCTGCAGCCGAGCGAATTCCTGAAACCCGGTTTTGCGATCATGGTTGCTTGGGTGCTCAGCTGGCGTTTGCGCGACCCGACATTGCCGGTGCTGACCTTTGCGACCGGCTTGATGGTGGCCATCGCCGGGTTGCTGATGCTTCAGCCTAACCTTGGCGAGACGATCCTGTTTGCCGGCATCTGGTTTGTAATGGTCCTGCTGGCCGGTGTTTCGATCCAGCGCATCAGTGTGCTGGTCGGCGGCGGATTGGTCGGGCTGACTGCGGCATATTTCCTTTATGATAATGCTCGACACCGGATCGATGGTTTCCTTGGCGGCGGCACCGCGTTCGACCAGGTCGATCTTGCCTATCGCACGCTTCTGGCAGGCGGCTGGAACGGCACAGGATTGTGGCTAGGCATTCGCAAGATGAACCTGCCGGAAGCGCACACCGATTACATTTTCTCGGTCATTGGAGAGGAGTTCGGGCTGTTGATCTGTGCTGTCGTGGTTCTGCTCTACCTCGTAACAGTCGCACGCGTGCTCATCCGGCTGGTCGATGAAGACAATCTGTTCGTGCTGCTCGCCGCGACGGGGCTGATCACGCAGTTCGGTGGGCAAGCGTTCATCAACATTCTCGTAAACCTCAAAATGTTCCCTTCGACGGGAATGACGCTGCCACTGATCAGCTATGGCGGATCGTCGACGCTGGCAGTGTGTTTCACGATCGGGCTATTGCTTGCGGTCACCCGGCGCAATCCGTTCCTGGAGCGCGAGACCCCCGGGCTGAAGGCGATTTTCGAACGTCCGAAAAGCGAGCAGAGGGAGGAGCGCGCATGA
- the murG gene encoding undecaprenyldiphospho-muramoylpentapeptide beta-N-acetylglucosaminyltransferase, protein MSSETQHVPSGASRHFVLAAGGTGGHLIPAFALAVELEARGHHVALITDDRGANIPGKPDFLTAHVLPAGRFGKNPLRWISGARAVLEGRNMALRVFDAFEPSAVIGFGGYPALPALLAATSANIPSLVHEQNAVLGRVNRLLAGRVDAIATSYDKVDRLKPKHADKVHLVGNPVREEVLALRDEDFPAFTEEGLLRVLVTGGSQGASILSDVVPDGLAMLPPMLRQRLQVTQQCRSEDVDKVRERYSQHDIPAELGTYFEDMHERLADTHLFIGRAGASTIAELTAVGRPAILIPLPIATDDHQAVNTREVAKAGGARMIRQDNFTPKELAKQIQAMAQNPTSLSNAAHGSWNCGRPKAAKDLADLVESMAGIDLMDVITVGEANPKAAEAATKPQTAGRDAAEDAAS, encoded by the coding sequence ATGAGCAGTGAGACACAGCACGTGCCAAGCGGGGCGAGCCGTCACTTCGTGCTCGCCGCTGGCGGCACTGGCGGCCATTTGATCCCGGCATTTGCGCTCGCGGTGGAGCTAGAAGCGCGAGGGCACCATGTTGCACTGATCACCGATGATCGCGGCGCGAACATTCCTGGCAAACCCGATTTTCTGACGGCGCACGTTCTGCCCGCAGGCCGGTTCGGAAAGAACCCGTTGCGCTGGATTTCGGGGGCGCGGGCAGTGCTTGAAGGGCGCAATATGGCGCTGCGTGTGTTCGATGCGTTCGAACCGAGCGCGGTTATCGGCTTTGGTGGCTATCCTGCTTTGCCAGCTCTGCTGGCTGCGACATCTGCGAATATTCCAAGCCTCGTCCATGAGCAAAACGCCGTGCTGGGCCGGGTCAACCGCCTGCTCGCGGGCCGGGTCGATGCGATCGCAACCTCGTATGACAAGGTCGACCGGCTCAAGCCCAAACACGCGGACAAGGTTCACCTCGTCGGCAATCCCGTGCGCGAAGAAGTGCTCGCCCTACGGGACGAAGATTTCCCGGCCTTCACAGAAGAAGGCCTGCTGCGCGTACTCGTGACCGGTGGCAGTCAGGGCGCTAGTATCCTGTCGGATGTCGTGCCAGATGGCCTTGCGATGCTTCCCCCGATGCTGCGCCAGCGTTTGCAGGTGACGCAGCAGTGCCGGAGCGAAGATGTCGACAAGGTGCGCGAGCGGTATTCGCAGCACGATATTCCCGCAGAACTTGGCACCTATTTCGAGGATATGCATGAGCGTCTGGCTGACACGCATCTGTTCATTGGCCGGGCGGGTGCGTCTACTATTGCCGAGCTTACCGCTGTGGGCCGTCCGGCGATCCTGATCCCGCTGCCGATTGCGACCGACGATCACCAGGCGGTCAACACTCGCGAAGTCGCCAAAGCTGGCGGCGCGCGCATGATCCGGCAAGACAATTTCACGCCCAAGGAACTCGCCAAGCAGATTCAGGCGATGGCGCAGAATCCGACCAGCCTGTCGAACGCGGCGCATGGATCGTGGAATTGCGGACGGCCCAAGGCGGCTAAGGACCTCGCTGATCTCGTCGAGAGCATGGCCGGGATCGATCTGATGGACGTGATCACCGTCGGGGAGGCCAATCCCAAAGCGGCGGAAGCGGCAACCAAGCCTCA